The Staphylococcus carnosus genome has a segment encoding these proteins:
- a CDS encoding DUF4870 domain-containing protein, with translation MNFQNGSENPQRFQEVPKDDRTMAMVMWILSLFTSFIGPLIIWLMKKDESPFINQQGKNYLNYAISYAIYGVVSYILTLIIIGIIPLIAISIASIVYTIMAIIAVNKGEDYVVPFSLPIIK, from the coding sequence ATGAATTTTCAAAACGGTTCTGAAAATCCTCAAAGATTTCAAGAAGTACCAAAAGATGATCGCACAATGGCAATGGTAATGTGGATTTTAAGTTTATTCACAAGTTTTATAGGTCCTTTAATTATTTGGTTAATGAAAAAAGATGAATCTCCTTTTATCAACCAACAAGGTAAAAACTATTTAAATTATGCTATTAGTTATGCAATTTACGGAGTAGTTTCGTACATTTTAACTCTTATTATTATAGGTATCATTCCATTAATTGCTATCTCGATTGCAAGTATTGTTTATACAATCATGGCTATTATTGCCGTTAACAAAGGCGAAGATTATGTAGTACCATTCTCACTTCCAATCATTAAATAG
- a CDS encoding carbon starvation protein A: protein MITFIVSIILLIVGYFTYGRYIDKMFGPKQTRPTPAYNQRDNVDYLPMKTSSNSLIQLLNIAGVGPIFGPIMGALYGPVAFIWIVVGCIFAGAVHDYLTGMISIRNKGAHLPELASKFLGKVMKHFVNIFSILLLLLTGTVFVTSPALLLHNLMDGRVALGIIIFAIFVYYILFTILPIDKIIGRIYPIFGALLVVSAVGMGFRLIQTGAHIPEISLQNMHPDGAPIFPLLLFTITCGALSGFHATQTPIISRTTNNEKNGRFIFYGMMIAEGIIAMIWAAAGMSLFHGYEGLKGVLAEGEAALVVSKAAHLLLGSVLGTIAVLGVIVLPITSGDTSFRSARMIIADYLHIDQRKLAKRIFVAAPLFIISFALTQIDFTVLWRYFSWANQTTAVVALWVGTMYLLLAKKNYWVAAVPATFMTWNIFVYILSQKIGFGINLTVSYYLAFGLTLLWIGYFVYQYRKMTAKTEFELDYQISGQEPAV from the coding sequence ATGATTACATTTATAGTTTCTATCATTTTGCTGATTGTAGGTTACTTTACATATGGGAGGTATATCGACAAGATGTTCGGTCCAAAACAAACACGACCAACACCTGCTTATAACCAACGCGATAATGTTGATTACCTGCCGATGAAAACATCATCAAATTCATTAATTCAGCTTTTGAATATCGCAGGAGTTGGACCTATCTTCGGACCGATTATGGGAGCTTTATATGGTCCAGTTGCTTTTATTTGGATAGTAGTTGGATGTATTTTTGCCGGAGCTGTCCATGATTATCTTACAGGGATGATTTCTATACGAAATAAAGGGGCTCATTTACCTGAACTTGCAAGTAAGTTTTTAGGCAAGGTGATGAAGCATTTCGTTAATATCTTCTCAATTCTCTTATTACTTTTAACTGGCACTGTATTTGTAACAAGTCCAGCGCTACTATTACATAATTTAATGGATGGGCGCGTAGCATTAGGAATAATTATTTTTGCGATTTTTGTGTATTATATTTTATTTACTATTTTGCCGATCGATAAAATCATTGGTCGCATTTACCCGATTTTTGGTGCACTTTTAGTTGTGAGTGCAGTAGGTATGGGATTCCGTCTTATTCAAACAGGTGCACACATACCAGAAATCAGTTTACAAAATATGCATCCCGATGGCGCACCGATTTTCCCTTTACTTTTATTCACTATCACATGCGGAGCATTATCAGGGTTTCATGCGACACAAACACCAATCATTTCTAGAACAACAAATAATGAAAAAAATGGTCGGTTTATTTTTTATGGAATGATGATTGCTGAAGGAATTATCGCTATGATTTGGGCAGCAGCTGGAATGAGTTTGTTCCATGGATACGAAGGCTTAAAAGGTGTGTTGGCTGAAGGAGAGGCTGCTTTAGTAGTGAGCAAAGCAGCGCACTTACTGCTTGGTTCTGTTTTAGGAACAATTGCTGTACTCGGTGTGATTGTTTTACCGATTACTAGCGGAGATACTTCGTTTAGAAGTGCACGTATGATTATTGCAGATTACCTGCACATCGATCAACGTAAGTTAGCAAAGCGTATTTTTGTAGCAGCACCACTCTTTATCATTAGCTTTGCATTAACTCAAATTGATTTTACAGTCTTGTGGCGCTATTTCTCGTGGGCCAATCAAACCACTGCAGTAGTAGCCCTATGGGTTGGAACTATGTATCTTCTATTGGCTAAGAAGAATTATTGGGTGGCAGCTGTACCTGCAACTTTTATGACGTGGAATATCTTTGTTTATATTTTGAGTCAGAAAATTGGTTTTGGTATAAATCTTACAGTCAGCTATTATTTAGCTTTCGGATTAACGCTATTATGGATCGGTTATTTTGTATATCAATATAGAAAAATGACTGCTAAAACAGAATTTGAATTAGATTATCAAATATCTGGGCAAGAACCGGCAGTTTAA
- a CDS encoding helix-turn-helix transcriptional regulator yields the protein MAKSIQLLELYLRFLDGEKLTKSTISQYFDNKLDRTIQRYISELNKFISSYEATEHLYIKYDYKINAFKMFNNGNQNIDQKQVLAIIKMLMAARGLTKEEIDKTVAHLTERLKPEDRIIIEQAILSEMTHYHPMIHEEPLLDKIWDINLIIQNGQSLSFEYSNAMNMVKHHVIKPMYITFSELYFYVVGVNEKEQVIIYRLDRILEYEGIKKRIATPDSPYFKEGELKQRIYFMYGGKWQRVRFEFNNGIIESVMDRFPTAKLLKKDYENNHFEVEIEVIGNGIIMWLLSQGSKVKVLSPQSVKELYLEELKKMIDQY from the coding sequence ATGGCGAAATCTATACAATTACTTGAATTATATTTACGTTTTTTAGACGGCGAAAAACTTACAAAATCTACAATAAGTCAATATTTTGATAATAAGTTAGATAGAACAATCCAAAGGTATATTTCTGAGCTCAATAAATTTATTAGTAGCTACGAGGCAACTGAACATTTATATATCAAATATGATTATAAAATTAATGCCTTTAAGATGTTTAATAACGGCAATCAAAACATTGATCAAAAACAAGTACTGGCCATTATCAAAATGCTGATGGCAGCAAGAGGGCTTACTAAAGAAGAAATAGATAAAACAGTTGCACATTTAACAGAACGTCTAAAACCAGAGGACCGTATTATTATTGAGCAAGCAATCCTTTCTGAAATGACGCACTATCACCCCATGATTCATGAGGAACCGCTATTAGACAAAATATGGGATATCAATCTCATTATTCAAAACGGTCAATCACTATCATTTGAATATTCGAATGCTATGAATATGGTTAAGCATCATGTAATCAAGCCAATGTATATTACGTTTTCAGAACTTTATTTTTACGTTGTAGGTGTGAATGAGAAAGAACAAGTTATTATTTATCGTTTAGATCGGATTCTCGAATATGAAGGTATTAAAAAAAGAATTGCCACTCCAGATTCACCTTATTTTAAAGAAGGAGAACTGAAACAACGTATTTACTTTATGTATGGAGGAAAATGGCAGCGCGTAAGATTTGAATTCAATAATGGAATTATAGAATCAGTCATGGATCGCTTTCCAACTGCAAAATTACTTAAAAAAGATTATGAAAATAATCACTTTGAAGTTGAAATTGAAGTTATAGGTAACGGCATTATAATGTGGCTGCTTTCTCAAGGAAGTAAAGTGAAAGTATTATCTCCACAATCAGTAAAAGAATTATATTTAGAAGAGTTAAAAAAGATGATAGATCAATATTGA
- a CDS encoding DUF6977 family protein, translating into MANRFVYYVDPTDHFNFKKADVSFKWFPGFSKEQKQKSIKELHQQFLNLNITDKLLEVSSKSEKSIGVKASAFNLKISTVKGHHLSVEQIFQSSKVYKKAGNQNYLLEEGYNSKEMKQKLREIDKDDYMIKYSSFHQDFPLEPKTLFYNWIYINALNQNEEVAKEILKYEAFTDIEFNPKRSFNCQAEACAIYVSLVKQKNLDEALKNIQTFESIVY; encoded by the coding sequence ATGGCTAATCGATTCGTTTATTATGTTGATCCAACAGACCATTTTAATTTTAAAAAAGCAGATGTTTCTTTTAAGTGGTTTCCTGGCTTTTCAAAAGAACAAAAACAGAAAAGTATAAAAGAATTACATCAGCAATTTTTAAATCTAAATATTACAGATAAACTACTTGAAGTATCAAGTAAATCAGAAAAAAGTATAGGAGTTAAAGCGAGTGCTTTTAATCTAAAAATAAGTACAGTGAAAGGTCATCACCTTAGTGTTGAACAAATATTCCAATCTAGTAAAGTGTATAAAAAAGCGGGTAATCAAAATTATCTTTTGGAAGAAGGATATAATTCTAAAGAAATGAAGCAGAAGTTAAGAGAAATTGATAAAGATGATTATATGATTAAATACAGTAGTTTTCATCAGGATTTCCCGTTAGAACCTAAAACGCTCTTTTATAATTGGATATATATCAATGCTTTAAATCAAAATGAAGAAGTAGCAAAAGAAATTTTAAAATATGAGGCGTTTACAGATATAGAATTCAATCCGAAACGCTCTTTTAATTGTCAAGCTGAGGCATGTGCCATTTATGTTTCTTTAGTAAAACAAAAGAATTTAGATGAAGCTTTGAAGAACATTCAAACCTTTGAAAGCATTGTATATTAA
- a CDS encoding DarT ssDNA thymidine ADP-ribosyltransferase family protein yields MVQAVVKNHHITRLCHFTKSKNLPFILGEGVDSDNGILANNFISDTSFLNKTDENRFDNHEDFICTSIQYPNCYYFSTVVKKNQTEIFNEWTILGISPEIIDDSTKFCPVNAATKGGRMIGNGAEAFEEVFSERVEGKRIFVRNQNYPDNVPTNVQAEVLIYNKIPKENITSLIFPTEAIAEKECLRLELCGVNVSQYDIIVSSDLFEKKEIVRLLQSGKIPEEKVLKYKQYG; encoded by the coding sequence ATGGTTCAAGCAGTCGTAAAAAACCATCATATTACTAGATTGTGCCATTTTACTAAATCCAAAAATCTTCCTTTTATTTTAGGTGAAGGGGTAGATAGTGATAATGGTATCTTAGCGAATAATTTTATTTCTGATACTTCATTTTTGAATAAAACTGATGAGAATAGATTTGATAATCACGAGGATTTTATTTGTACATCGATCCAATATCCTAATTGCTATTATTTTTCTACTGTAGTAAAAAAGAATCAAACTGAAATATTTAATGAATGGACGATACTTGGAATCAGTCCTGAAATTATTGATGATTCTACAAAATTTTGTCCTGTAAATGCAGCTACTAAGGGTGGAAGAATGATTGGAAATGGTGCTGAAGCTTTTGAAGAAGTTTTTAGTGAAAGAGTAGAAGGAAAAAGAATTTTTGTTAGGAATCAGAACTACCCAGACAATGTACCTACTAACGTGCAAGCGGAGGTATTGATTTATAACAAAATACCTAAAGAAAATATTACAAGTCTTATTTTTCCCACAGAAGCAATTGCGGAAAAAGAATGTTTAAGATTGGAACTTTGTGGAGTTAATGTTTCACAATATGACATAATAGTATCAAGTGACTTGTTTGAAAAGAAAGAAATAGTGCGGTTATTACAATCAGGAAAAATACCTGAAGAAAAGGTGTTGAAATATAAACAATATGGCTAA
- a CDS encoding UvrD-helicase domain-containing protein, whose amino-acid sequence MSIPTLVGHQTEILYVADNQNMVITGSAGCGKSLLAIYRIYWLSKVYPNDRIVLLTFNKAVNQDMISKIELIAAQRNEAVPNNLIVNTYNLFMKEILNKICDSFQEEELLLNKYKEGKGVKNYNHYKKKARQVEQAVDEISKKYPDESSFKRPYQTFSDEISWLQQMAVSTLEDYEKIERIGRRSTRIDRSKRKYFYEVYEKYLENREEDDRYYDFEDIGSLIRNLLEKIEDQDKREKLLSFKYILIDEFQDFTSDMLMTVNALSDKNGALVLLGDINQGVFGKRISFKSLGINMNSYKKYKLIQNYRNSRPISELAEEISNSPYFDKSNEFYAEAELGIRKGQDPKIIQYKNEEEEMSKVYQYINAVETNYKGESICVILPTHKFKDFKSFIEKHGNNFKKYSLTNRESNIIIGTYRQIKGLEFDTVIMPFLSKKTFLESLTIDNNELDMDKEEFDLTNIGTEILEKYVAQYYVGVTRARNKLIILYSGQITPLLDNSSFEKYKKGSEN is encoded by the coding sequence ATGTCAATACCAACTCTTGTGGGTCATCAAACTGAGATTTTATATGTAGCTGATAATCAAAATATGGTTATCACTGGGAGTGCAGGATGTGGAAAATCATTATTAGCTATTTACAGAATATATTGGCTCTCTAAGGTGTACCCTAATGATAGAATTGTTTTGCTTACATTTAATAAAGCGGTAAATCAAGATATGATTTCCAAAATAGAGCTTATTGCTGCACAGCGAAATGAAGCAGTACCTAATAATTTGATTGTTAATACATATAATTTATTCATGAAAGAAATTTTAAATAAAATCTGCGATAGTTTTCAGGAAGAAGAGTTATTATTAAATAAATATAAAGAAGGAAAAGGAGTAAAAAATTATAATCATTATAAAAAGAAAGCTAGACAGGTTGAACAAGCTGTTGATGAGATAAGTAAAAAGTATCCAGATGAATCTTCGTTTAAAAGACCTTATCAAACATTTTCTGACGAAATATCGTGGCTGCAACAAATGGCAGTTAGTACTCTAGAAGATTATGAAAAGATAGAGAGAATAGGAAGAAGAAGCACTAGAATAGATAGAAGTAAAAGAAAATATTTTTATGAAGTTTATGAAAAATATTTAGAAAATAGAGAAGAAGACGATAGATATTATGACTTTGAGGATATCGGGAGTTTAATACGAAATTTATTAGAAAAAATTGAAGATCAAGATAAAAGAGAAAAGTTGCTGTCTTTTAAATATATTCTTATCGATGAATTTCAAGATTTCACATCAGATATGTTAATGACTGTAAATGCTTTAAGTGATAAAAACGGCGCATTAGTGTTGTTAGGAGATATTAATCAAGGTGTATTCGGAAAGCGTATTTCTTTCAAATCGCTAGGTATTAATATGAATAGTTATAAGAAGTATAAATTGATTCAAAATTATAGAAATAGCCGTCCAATCAGTGAGTTAGCTGAAGAAATATCTAATTCACCATATTTTGACAAGAGTAATGAATTTTATGCAGAAGCTGAATTAGGAATCAGAAAAGGACAAGACCCAAAAATTATCCAATACAAAAATGAAGAAGAAGAAATGTCCAAAGTTTATCAATATATTAATGCTGTGGAGACAAACTATAAAGGCGAAAGTATATGTGTCATACTTCCAACACACAAGTTTAAAGATTTTAAAAGCTTTATTGAAAAACATGGGAATAATTTTAAGAAATATAGTTTAACTAATCGTGAAAGCAACATTATCATTGGAACTTATAGACAAATTAAAGGGTTAGAATTTGATACGGTTATTATGCCTTTTTTAAGTAAAAAAACTTTTTTAGAAAGTTTAACGATAGATAATAATGAGCTTGATATGGATAAAGAAGAGTTTGATCTTACTAATATAGGCACAGAAATACTAGAGAAATACGTTGCACAGTATTATGTTGGTGTTACAAGAGCAAGAAATAAACTTATTATTTTATACTCGGGTCAAATAACACCATTATTAGACAACTCATCTTTTGAGAAATATAAAAAAGGGAGTGAAAATTAA
- a CDS encoding putative holin-like toxin translates to MTTFEVIIVMIAFGEFTLSLITIIIEIVKKR, encoded by the coding sequence ATGACAACATTTGAAGTAATTATAGTCATGATAGCGTTTGGTGAATTTACACTGAGCCTAATCACTATAATTATTGAAATTGTTAAAAAAAGATAA
- a CDS encoding nuclease-related domain-containing protein, whose amino-acid sequence MENFNAEKLNNKIKYLQDLVQSSLNVGEQITSNHLQEIFLEFKKSNIVDHYAIYNNVLIEDENQIRQIDHFVICTNGLFIIETKHWKGDIYFNFSKDNLEKFNLDGLKKYLFPEHSDDYITFILSNENKQFAFKKYGHPFAQIQKTREFANQIFDARFIEMVIYFNHKGDGNLYVGNPNKYIATPSSKSEFKQTLYHKITQNKTRTCMDATTIMTYCDALNKFANNDASIININ is encoded by the coding sequence ATGGAAAATTTTAATGCTGAAAAGTTGAACAATAAAATTAAGTATTTACAAGATTTAGTACAGTCTTCTTTAAATGTAGGAGAACAAATCACAAGCAATCATTTGCAAGAAATCTTTTTAGAGTTTAAAAAAAGCAACATTGTCGATCACTATGCGATTTATAACAACGTGCTAATTGAAGATGAAAATCAAATCAGACAAATTGATCATTTTGTAATCTGTACAAACGGGCTCTTTATCATTGAAACAAAACACTGGAAAGGTGATATTTATTTCAATTTTAGTAAAGATAACTTGGAAAAATTTAATTTAGATGGTTTAAAAAAGTATTTATTCCCAGAACATAGCGATGATTACATCACCTTTATTCTCAGCAATGAAAATAAACAATTTGCTTTTAAAAAATATGGACACCCTTTCGCTCAAATTCAAAAGACACGCGAATTTGCAAATCAAATATTTGATGCAAGGTTCATCGAAATGGTTATTTACTTCAACCATAAAGGCGATGGCAACCTTTACGTAGGTAATCCAAATAAATATATTGCTACACCTTCTTCTAAATCAGAATTCAAGCAGACTTTATATCATAAAATCACTCAAAATAAGACGCGTACTTGTATGGACGCTACTACTATCATGACTTATTGTGATGCGTTGAATAAGTTTGCTAACAATGATGCAAGTATTATTAATATTAATTAG
- a CDS encoding BCCT family transporter: MKSKRKKHRNIVYYTSVAIILIVTLIAGIFPKLFGKYAQSTYDMIAGSFGWLFLVIIFVLDVFLIALAISRYGRFKLGADNEEPEFSFISWIGMLFSAGLGVGIVFWGVAEPLTHYLHSPFPGKVPDHSAESARVAMGYTFFHWGISQWSIFAISGLTVAYFQFRKQRNGLISTAMEPVFGEAYNRPLRNLIDILAIIATVMGIATSIGLGIMQIGGGLHHVFNLPNTNVTKVAITVIMVCIFLGSALTGLNRGVKWLSNINVGLGAVLLIFILIFGDLKFVLESYTLAIGDYLRNFIEYSLRVNPYTGDNSWIQKWTVFYWAWVIAWSPFIGGFVARVSRGRTIREFVIGVLIIPPLISFTWIAGFGGTALKVALTQNTGIEKIVDKDYSVALFELLQQFPISDITSVLAIALIFIFIVTSADSTTHIVASMATGGVDNPKVQHKVIWGLLIGAISVTMTIAGGLTSLQTASLVTGLPFSIILVLMIFSIMRALHREPTEHFQMTYIEDDTDYSIPLEKREQENNEN, translated from the coding sequence ATGAAGAGTAAAAGGAAAAAGCATAGAAATATTGTTTATTATACATCCGTCGCAATTATTTTAATTGTGACATTAATCGCAGGTATCTTTCCAAAACTATTCGGAAAATATGCGCAAAGTACATATGATATGATTGCAGGTTCATTCGGTTGGTTATTCTTAGTGATTATCTTTGTATTGGATGTGTTCTTAATCGCCTTAGCAATCTCACGTTATGGCCGCTTCAAACTCGGTGCTGATAATGAAGAACCAGAGTTCTCATTCATTTCTTGGATCGGCATGTTATTCTCTGCAGGACTAGGAGTCGGAATCGTCTTCTGGGGTGTCGCAGAGCCGCTCACACATTATCTGCATTCTCCATTCCCAGGAAAAGTACCTGATCATTCAGCTGAATCTGCACGTGTCGCTATGGGATATACTTTCTTCCATTGGGGTATTTCACAATGGTCTATCTTTGCGATTTCTGGACTGACAGTAGCCTACTTCCAATTCCGTAAACAACGTAACGGATTAATTTCAACAGCCATGGAACCTGTCTTCGGAGAGGCGTATAATCGACCACTTCGCAACCTCATCGACATCTTAGCCATCATTGCCACGGTCATGGGTATCGCAACATCTATCGGTCTCGGTATCATGCAAATAGGCGGCGGTCTCCATCATGTATTCAATCTGCCGAATACCAATGTGACTAAAGTAGCCATCACCGTAATCATGGTCTGTATCTTCCTCGGTTCAGCACTCACAGGATTGAACCGCGGCGTGAAATGGCTAAGCAACATCAACGTCGGTCTTGGAGCCGTCTTACTTATCTTTATACTGATATTTGGCGACTTAAAATTCGTCTTAGAATCCTATACGCTTGCAATCGGTGATTATCTACGTAATTTCATCGAATACAGTCTGCGTGTGAATCCATATACCGGAGATAATAGTTGGATTCAAAAATGGACTGTTTTCTACTGGGCTTGGGTAATAGCATGGTCACCATTCATCGGTGGTTTTGTGGCACGAGTTTCACGTGGTCGTACTATCCGTGAATTCGTGATAGGTGTCTTAATCATCCCGCCGCTCATTTCATTTACATGGATAGCAGGCTTCGGAGGTACAGCATTGAAAGTTGCATTAACACAAAATACAGGTATCGAAAAAATAGTCGATAAAGATTACTCCGTAGCACTCTTTGAGTTACTGCAGCAATTCCCGATTTCTGATATCACAAGCGTCTTAGCTATCGCATTGATCTTTATATTTATTGTGACAAGTGCGGACTCTACAACACATATCGTAGCAAGTATGGCTACAGGCGGTGTGGATAATCCGAAAGTGCAACATAAAGTAATTTGGGGATTATTGATTGGTGCGATTTCTGTAACTATGACCATTGCGGGAGGTCTAACCAGTCTGCAAACAGCTTCTCTTGTTACAGGTCTGCCATTCTCTATTATTCTGGTACTCATGATTTTTTCTATTATGCGTGCACTGCATCGAGAACCCACTGAACATTTCCAAATGACTTATATTGAAGATGATACTGATTATTCAATACCTTTAGAAAAAAGAGAACAAGAGAATAATGAAAACTAA
- a CDS encoding rhodanese-related sulfurtransferase — protein sequence MDYRVLLYYKYVTIDDPETFAAEHLEFCKENNLKGRILVSTEGINGTLSGTKEDTDQYIAHMRADERFKDITFKIDEAEGHAFKKMHVRPRHEIVALDLENDIDPRETTGKYLSPSEFREALEDDDTIVIDARNDYEFDLGHFRGAVRPNITRFRDLPDWIKENKEVFMDKKIVTYCTGGIRCEKFSGFLLKEGFEDVAQLEGGIATYGKDPETKGELWDGKMYVFDERISVDVNQVEKTVIGKEWFDGTPCERYINCSNPECNKQILVSEENEHRYLGACCKECAEHERNRYVAKHNISDEEKEKCLENFKETVQQ from the coding sequence ATGGATTATAGAGTATTGTTATATTATAAATATGTCACAATCGATGACCCTGAAACTTTTGCTGCAGAGCATTTAGAATTTTGTAAAGAGAATAACTTAAAAGGCCGTATTTTAGTATCAACTGAAGGTATCAACGGTACTTTATCTGGTACAAAAGAAGATACAGACCAATATATTGCACATATGCGTGCTGATGAACGCTTTAAAGATATCACATTTAAAATTGATGAAGCAGAAGGTCATGCTTTCAAAAAAATGCATGTACGACCACGACACGAAATCGTTGCGCTTGATTTAGAAAACGATATTGATCCTCGTGAAACAACTGGTAAATATTTATCACCTTCTGAATTCCGTGAAGCTTTAGAAGATGATGATACTATCGTCATTGATGCACGTAACGACTATGAATTTGATTTAGGTCATTTCCGTGGTGCTGTACGCCCGAACATTACACGTTTCAGAGATTTGCCTGATTGGATTAAAGAAAACAAAGAAGTGTTTATGGATAAAAAAATCGTCACTTATTGTACTGGCGGTATCCGTTGTGAAAAATTCTCAGGCTTCCTTTTAAAAGAAGGCTTTGAAGATGTGGCTCAACTTGAAGGCGGTATCGCGACTTATGGTAAAGATCCTGAGACAAAAGGTGAACTTTGGGACGGTAAAATGTATGTCTTTGATGAACGTATCAGTGTAGATGTGAACCAAGTTGAAAAAACGGTTATCGGTAAAGAATGGTTCGATGGTACACCTTGCGAACGTTATATCAATTGCAGCAACCCAGAATGCAATAAACAAATCTTAGTTTCTGAAGAAAATGAACACCGTTATTTAGGCGCTTGCTGTAAAGAATGTGCAGAACATGAACGCAACCGTTATGTTGCCAAACACAATATCAGCGATGAGGAAAAAGAAAAATGTTTAGAAAACTTTAAAGAGACAGTTCAACAGTAA